A region of the Carya illinoinensis cultivar Pawnee chromosome 16, C.illinoinensisPawnee_v1, whole genome shotgun sequence genome:
ATGCCAGTATAAGGGTTCCACTTCCCGCACCTTCTCCAGACCGCCATGAaatccagattttttttttttttttctcttttcctttttcaaataaACATACTTTCCGTTGCCAAACTCACTGATGAGTTATGGGTCCAAATAAATGACTTCTGCTATCGTGGAGGCTCGCCTGAATCGCAGCAATTCTTTAACCAACTCCCAGCTTCCATCAATGGAGGCAGGCTTAACGGTCATTCTTTCGAGCACAGGGGAAGTCAATAGCACTAAGTTGATGAAATTCAATTCACGTTGTGTACCAGAGATGCCAAATATCTTCACTAGTTGCAGTTGGTTGAATGTAAAACTCGAATGGTCATCTTCCTGAAAGTTGATGAATTTTGCCACAGCAGCCAGCTCCTCTGGGCGAGCCTATTTAAGTTACAtggaataaaaaagaaaattaaaatcttggaaAATTCCCAAAACTATCTCCAAAATGAAGGATTTACTATTTGGTCTATAATTTAGTAGAACAAACACAAGGATCGATAGAAACAGCAAGGCGAGGTGTTTGACAGCATGCACATGCTGTTATGTTGATTTCGACAAAGCTAATGTAAATAATCAATAAAAGAAACTCACCAAAATTTCTAGTTCTTGTAGATTAGGTGAACTTCTTAACAGGCACAGAGCTGTTAAAACCTCCTCTGCATCGTTGAAGTTTATGCGCAAGGAAAGAAAGTTAAGATTGACACATGGGATAGGCAACCTTCCCGGCAAAGTTCCAACAGCCAAATACtggagaaaaaagaagatagaGAACATATAAAAATCAACCTCAAAAATGTGCAGTAAAGTAGCATTTGGACCTTCCCATGACAAGTGAATCTGTTCCTTGGGATTTAAGCAGACAAGTTGATGGTGGGAATGccaaaaaataagtaaaatgacCAAATAATCACATAAACGAGTTCAATAACTGAAATCTGGAAAAATCCCTTCAGTGTAGAAGGAGGAAACTTCATTTCAAATCATTGGCAATTTGTAAAGCCCAATGAACTCAAGCACTTTCATGTGGCACGTCACATGTGAGGGCCCTTTATTTATCTTACACTATCATAATCATTACCTTCAAAAAGTAACTCTGAACCTCCAGCCTTCGGATAAGGGGTAGATGAACAAAAAATTTAAGCAAATTGCTAGAATTGGAATAAACTTGCTTTTGGTCATCGCCGACATTTACATATAATCCAATGGCAACAACAGCTAAATGGGAGGTATTTTCAAAACTAATATCCTCAAAAACACCTCCAATATCAAAATATTGGAGATTTGGTGCATTAATGTTGAGATGGGCAAAACCATCGAAGTTCATCAATGTCAATCTTTCAAGCAGAGGGCAGCTAGAAATCAGCCTTTCAAAGACATCTTGGGCCAAGGTCACATGCTGTAGATCAAGGCTCTTCAAGCTCCCAAAGCCTTTAAATGTCAACGGAGGTTTTAGGAAACAATTAAATAACTCTAAGTGAACCAGATTCTGgcataaaaataaagaagaaggcATCTTGTAGCGCTGCCctttccaaatttcaagaacaaACTCTTTGATAGAGCACCTAGATAGATGAAGAATCCACCGATCAATGTCGGTAATTCCCAGAAGATCTCGATGCGATAGCTTGAATTTGTATATTGGTCCATTATGAAGTAAGAGAACATGATCAACAATGCTCACAAGTTTATTTTTGACAATAGTTTGATCTTGAGAAGAAACTGGGAAACACTGATTATCAAACACGAGATGTGGAAGTGTAGCCCATTTGAACCTCCACTTGCTTGACAAAATACTTGTCTTTACTGCCTCCTTAATTGACAACTGTGACAAAATTTGATCTATAACATGCCCTGGTAAGTTGCTGATCTTATCTAGGTCCATCTCCATTTAGCACTGGCACATTGATGCTTCTCTTTGTTTCTGAAATATTTGAGGAAAAAGGATTCCAGAAATTAGATACAAAGACTAGGGGTACCTGGTCATTTAGATAGTAAcatttcagagagagagagagagagagagagagcctttaCAATGATTAGGGAAGCAAGTCATTTGAAGTGAAATATGGTTACCACAATTTCTTTaaccaaattaaataatttcaactAAACAAATTAAGTTCCATCACAAAGCCCAGgaaataatataatacaaaaaccTGTAACCTATCACATTACATTTTCTTCATTAAAAATAGAGCACTCTTTCTGAAGCGACTCTTGAACATGACTGTCATAGTCCAGACAGAGTTCTAATTCAACAAGAGTTTGATCCAGGTATCGTGGTGTGGCTTGGGGAACTTGTTGAAGAAAACGAGCATATCCAGGATGGTGTAATTAGAACAAAACAGTCCATGCCAGTGCTGGTATTAAAGTTTTTTGTTGCTGCTCTTTATTGGTTAAAGCAAAAGCCATATCTTAGGAGGAGAAAGAATTTGAACTGCAAATAATAGTGTTggtaatggaaagtgtaaactGGCAGTTGAGACCCAAAGGAACACCACTAGGTTTTCCATAACTAGATAAGAAAAAactgtacagtcaaagtctttaatatacttgtaaaaaaatcaaaagattaaaacccTGAGTGCCCAAAGAAAACATTTGAAATCCTGGAGTCAAAAGCTGCAATACCACAAGCTAGCGGCACCATATCTAATTGGAAGAACATAAATGGTATAAGTCGGGTAGAATGGTCTAAAAAGACAATGATTGCTCATGAAGTCATCAAAGCACTTGAAAGGTTTATCTACTCTTTTAAAGAACTAaccaatgatacaattggagtctcattggaacattataaagagaaaGAACTTCTCCTCCcaaacaatgtgggatcccatacaccatctACCcctatccttatcatatggggtatcacacatATTGTTTTCAATACAATCACCATCTGTTGCAAAGAAAGATAAACATCGGTTTCAATCAAAGGATGAAAGCATGAATTGCCTTTCCACACGAAATGAGTGAACCTCCTACCACCAATTCATTGCTTTCGGAGAATGAAATTGTTGATAAGCCATTCAAGATGACATGAGGGAATGCACAACAATGTTTTAAGGATCTTCACAACATTTTAATTGAAGGCAACAGGAAACCGGATCTGCTGAATCTTTCTACGTCTTCTAGTGATTAAAACCCATAACTTGGGGTGGATGGCTTAGTATGCAAGCAAACCACACTATTCTCTCACAGTACAAAAACTGAAGTTTTCGATCATCCAGCTTCGAAAGATAATTCAAGCTCTAATCGTTACTTCTAAGGCTATGCACCAGCATTGGAATTAGCTTATCTCATGAACTTGAGATAAAACCCAATTTCCAACAACCATTATCTGTTTCAAAATCTCCAAGAAGAAAAAGTAAACCCACGATTTTCTTACAATCCGAAGCTGAATTCTTGTGTTCATCTTGAGTTAGAGAAACCcagtgtgaaaaaaaaaaaaaaaaaaaaaaatcccgaaATATTCTAATTAGTGAACTCTAGGGAACTGGAATAGAAGAAAAGATCAACTTTTTTCTCGTACCTGTAAAAGCGAGGAAATGGGTTCCAGTTCAATCTTCGAACTCAAAGAAGTGAAATCGACAAAGAGAAACAGAAGACTCAAATTGACCAGACCTACTACATTCCTTCGCGGCTACGAATGCACCATGGAAGAATAGACAGACAGAACGGGaatcttatttttgttaattttcccttttagctttttgttaattttttttaataaaaaaaatatcatttaaataaatttataaattaatataattttatataatatattagatctaatttataataaaaataattttataatctaacatatcacattaaactatattaatttatatatttattttaaagaaatttctttatagttaaaatatttatcttttaaatataattttagttaaatattaaaatttttacattatttttttctattttattaatttattatattagtccTAAATTGTTATTACATCAACTTACCAAAGAATAAATTTGTCATATAACCATTCCGTCACAacattaacttatataaattttatgataTGTAAATCTCATACATCCTTTTTAGATatattgaataaatataaaatctatataaaaatgatcTCTTAATCATATAATCTATCTTTTTAAATTATCTCTTAATAATATAATCTATCTTTTTAGACTTACCTACCTTAAATATACTTTACTcttccttattttattttatggctTAGGGACGTTTGTGTTTAATAAAACCCACACGTGTAAAATATCTATTGGCCAAGACATTAAGGAAATATCAAATGACAACGTTTGCCGTTAGATAAGCCGATTCATTTGTGAAACCTAATGTGTAAATTGATAAAGGTCAATACTTAAGCAGTTCTTCTATTTGTAACCGCCGTTGTGTAACCGGCGTGGAACCGTCTGACGTGGCACTGCCacgtcatttaaaaaaaaaaaaagaggccgATTGAAATATGCGGGAAAATGGGAGGGAAAGTGCAGACCCAGAACCACAAAGTTCTGAAACTCCTTCTCTCTCCGACCGAGCTCTCTCTTCGACCGAGCTCGGAGCTGACCGAgctgaaactctctctcttcgaccgagctgaaactctctctcttcgacCGAGCTCTGAAACCGTGTCTCTCTCCGATTCCGTCTGTGTATGCGGTGCATTTAGGCGTTCGGAAACTCCCTGGATCTCCGACCGAGCTCTGAAACTCTCTATCTCCGACCGAGCTGAgctgaaactctctctctccgacCGAGCtctgaaactctctctctcgttgTTATTTACCTCCATATCTCGTTCTTACAAAATCTTTTTAGTCTCAAGATTCTGTCTGGGATAAGTAAATATAGTTCCTTTTTGGATTCAAGTACATAGTTTCTGGGGATCTTATAAACATTCACCCTTCAGAACTCAAATTCCAATGtaagtgtttgttttttcttttgctcaatttcttttatatcaGTCTACTTTTTTTGTCCCATTGAAAATATAGTAACCTGAATTTATAgttttgaaaatagaataaaagacttgtttttaaaatatttctagtAACCTGAATTGAGGTAAAATAGTagttattgttttctttccgtATCCGTAGGCATTATGCTATTTATGTTTACTGCTTTGTCCAGTTGTTTGTGATGTCAGTTTTACTCTTTGAGACTTATGTAATGTGTTTGTTTAAATTGTTTCTGATTTTGGGTCTTCTGATGAGTATGCTATCGATATCTTTTATGTTGTGAGTTATACAGTTGGTGATaagtaataaaatgaaaatgcacATGGATCTTAATTGAAAATCACGACCCCACGGTATCACTCATTTCTTCAATGCTTTTATGATCATCCAACCGAATATTTTCGATCCTTAGGAAAGAAATATAGGCAATTTAGTATTCTGACAGTTTGTTCCCATTTATGGGGTTTAATTAAACTTATACCTAGGTTGGGATTGAATCCCAAGTATCGAgcatgtcttttatttttttgtggtaAATAACCAAATTCTATACCCCTAGAAGTTGGTGCTAATGGATTGGTGATTGGTGGTCCAAAATGTCTGACATACTAGTTTGTAGATTTTAATGTGGTTGGATGTTATGTTATACAATCCATTGCTATTGAGAAGCTGCATTATCTTCCCCTCAgcatggaaaaaggaaaagaacatcCTAGCACGCTAAGACCCTCTAGCTCAAATCCCGAATCCGCGGTATGtaatttcatttaatatatcaatccATGGTAGAGTAGATATTAGTTgacttttattttcaaaatacatcAACTATTTGAAAGTATTTCATTTTAGGACATACCATCAACTTCTCCAAACATACCAATTCACGGTTACTATGGACTAATGTCTGCGTGGTCACCGGCCTTTCTCGATGCCAACCAATATCCAAGCAACCTACAGGTGGTGGTGTCATGTTTTCTGTTATATTTTACTAAGTTGGTTTGTGTCAAGAGTTTAATTgtgtttgtttttcctttttgccaGAATGCTAGTTATCCAATTCAACATGGCATGGAAGGGCAGTTGTCGGACATCAATACAAGCTCCGCTACAAGCAGATTTCAGGGTACAGAGGATAATAGATATGTAGTTGGGGAGGAGACTGATTCGCCATGTACATCTTCTAGAGTCGAAGAAGTTAATTTTGATATTCCAGATGAACAAGAAACCGAGTCTGGCAGTGCAGGAACATCTAAGAAGACACAAATGGATGACATTGATGGGAGCAGTTTTGAGGTAGAGCTATTTCAGAAGTCACGTAAAAGTGGGAGAAGGGAAGTTGAtgacttttttaatatgtatctatttatagattttatgGGTATGTATAGGACTTTGGATGGATGTATACTGCAATTTATTATGGCAtagaattttcagattttggtgGTTATGTTGATAAATTGTAAAGAAAGTGTAAAGATTCCAGATTTATGCGTGTCATGGTATTTTGGGCAGATTTAATGCTATTGGAATGATATTTAATTGGTCTTGTAATGACATTAGAAGTTTAATGAGGAAGATGGTTTCCATATTCAAGCTTGTATGGAATGATGTCTGGGCGCTGCCCAGCTGTGTTCAAATAAGAGTTATTGTTGTGTAAACATAAATCGTAGTCCAATTGATGAACTACGTTCAATTGGAGGTAATTCGACTACTTTAATCCTGGGTCTGTGCGCTGGCAATAAGTTGCATGCAGGTCGAGAGCATGATTGGTTTAATGGCAGAAGAGAACAACATGGATACGGGAAGAGTTTTGAATTTGGGTAAGTTTGTTTTTGTTGCACTTATAGCATCATTTGGCAGGTGGATTCACAGGACAGGCTAGAGAACAAACTTGCATGAAAAATACATGTTCTACTAGTCCTGTTATAAAATCTAGAGAAGTTCTTATGTGCCCAGCTACCAATTAGAGAATATTTACAGAGCTGAGAAGGGATCTTAACATTACAAGAccaattacaaacatgagttCCAACTTCACCAAACAACTTCAATGTGTAATTACAATGTGGGTTACTCTAATCCCAATTCCAAGTCTAGAGTACAAAAGCCTACAAACATTCTGACTTCCAAAATATTGCATAAGCCAACAACGGGTAATCCCATTCACTCAAAATACTTAAAGTTAACAGGAAGGCTCAAAACAGAAGCCAACatccaaaaagaaaacagagtacTAATGCAGCAGCCCAATACATCCCCAAGAACCGTGACACTAAACACTTCCTTTGAGAACGTTGTGCATGACGCACCAACTCCGTCTCGAGCTGATCCACTATCTTGCGAAGGTCAATTTCCCTCTTTTCTAGCAGCTCGACTATCTTCTCGAGATCTCTCTCCTTCCGTAGCAGCTCATCAATTCTTTCTCGGATTTGGAGCTCAATTACTTGATTACTATCTGCCCATTTGAAATACTTGCAGAATGGTAATCCCTGAGCATACAAGGCCAAGAATATTAATGAATGCAGATAAGAAAACCTTAATGTACGTACAAGAATGAGCTATCCATTACCTCTGTGTTATAGTTTGGACACCCTAAGAAGGCTCGTCCAGGATTTTTTGCCGTAGTTGAGTACTTCAATGTGGGTTTGACCTCACAGAAGCACAGAGCTTGACTTGAGGTATGTTTAGCAAAAGAGGAAGAcattgatgttgatgatgatgatgatgacatttCTACCATGAACCAAAATAACATCAGCTCAAATAGAAGAGAGGCAGTACCAAGAAATTCAGTCCATAATATCCAATGTGTGaagaaaatcatatcaattcCAACAATTCAGTAACAGCTAAATGTAGCAGTCCCAACAAAGTAAACGAGAATTATGTTTCACATATAGGAAGATCACAACATCACAAGTGGCATACCATTAAAGCTTTACTTATAAaccaaaaaagagaagaattaatattgaaatgGTAAAGAATATGGTAAATAATATACTTGGGGAAGATGACAGCAAGGTGTGCAAATGAGAATATGTTCCTTGCACTAATATGTATAAACCTGCAATGATTATTAGAACAATTAAGTACCCAATTATCCAATCAACTTTGAAAAACATGAGTTCCACTTAACGTAATTAGtcaataatcataataattgaTCTGTGTGCGACACATCTAAATACTTTACAAAGAAATAACGCCTTGACGTATAACTTTTTTACCAACATTAGAAGGAGTTAGTTGATATTCCCCTTGCTCCAAGGTCCAATTGCACCAATGGTAGTCATCCTCAATCCAATTGCACCAATGTACATTAAAGAAACAAACGAGTGTAAAACAATCAGCCAATACACATACCTCAGACTTTACGGCTCATCAAATAGaaattcagaaaacaaaaaacatcagGTCAAATAGGGGGATTCAGAGTGATTTTCACCTCTGATTTGGActgtaatttttctttatgatGATTCACAATGTACACCAGAGTATCAAAGCTCAAAAATAtaggaagaaaaatataaacgATATGTTAGGTTCTTAATCAGAGCTCAAACTAATAtaggaagaaaaatataaagaatcaTAATGGTAATCAGAGCTTCTTAATCAGATCTCAAATAcataacagaaaaaaaaaaaaaaaaaaacaaacaatcatGGACTTAATGATATCAGATtctaaatacataacaaaataaaataaagaatcatGGACTTAATGTTATGCTCAAAagcataacaataaaaatataaacaaccaGCTAATGATATCAAATtctaaatacataacaaaataaaataaagaatcatGGACTTAATGTTATGCTCAAAagcataacaataaaaatataaacaaccaGCTAATGATATCAAATtctaaatacataacaaaataaaataaagaatcatGGACTTAATCAGAGCTCAAAagcataacaataaaaatataaacaaccaGCTAATGATATCAGATtctaaatacataacaaaataaaataaagaatcatGGACTTAATAAGTACCCAATTATTAccacttaaaaatataaacaaccaGCTTCTTTATCAGATtctaaatacataacaaaataaaataaacaatcatgGACTTAATCAGAGCttaaatacataacaaaataaaataaagaatcatGGACTTAATAAGTACCCAATTATTACCAGATCCAAAATATAAACAACCAGCTTCTTTATCAGATtctaaatacataacaaaataaaataaacaatcatgGACTTAATCAGAGCttaaatacataacaaaataaaataaagaatcatGGACTTAATAAGTACCCAATTATTAccacttaaaaatataaacaaccaGCTTCTTTATCAGATtctaaatacataacaaaataaaataaacaatcatgGACTTAATCAGAGCTCAAGAACTTACCAATACAAATATAAACAATCAGCTTCTTAATCAGAGCTCACAtacatatcaaaaaataaataaacaatcagCCTATTTATCATTGtcataaatatatcacaaaaaaGCCCAATCAGAAATCGATACACCAAAACACATTAAAAGGGGGAAAAATAacatgatttcaaaaaaaaattagacaatCAGCCTATTTATCAGAGcataaatatataacaaaaaagcCCAATCAGAAATCGGTACACCAAAACACATTAAAAGGGGGAAAAATAACCtgatttagggttagggttagggttagggttagggttagggttaggtttaaggttagggttagggttagggttagggttttggtGCTATGTGGTCTTCACATTCCAGATCTGGTGGAGGTCGCCGGGGATCTGTGTTTCGTCGATATTCAGTACGACCGGTTGCAAGTTTACCTGTTGTTGGGTCTTCGGAGAGGATGAAGACAGAGAACAGACATACCGATCAAAGAACAAACAAACCGAATGAACAATAGGTCTCGGTTTGGATGGAAGGCAGGATCTGGACGACGGTGGAAGTGGAGGGTCGCGGTGAGGAGGGTCTTCGGGAGAGGGAGAAAGTGAAATGAAAAGTGAACCAGTTGTTGGGTCTTCGGAGAGGATGAAGACAGAGAACAAACATACCGATCAAAGAACAAACAAAACGATAGAACAATAGGTCTCGGTTTGGATGGAAGGCAGGATCTGGACGACGATGGAAATGGAGGGTCGCGGTGAGGAGGGTCTTCGGGAGAGGGAGAAAGTGAAACGAAAAGGGAAACTGAAATGAATGAATTCAAATTGAGTACGGGGTTGGGCTTGGGGgttgtttttctttcaaaatgaaaacgacgccgttttcatttatttgccaCGTAGGACACGGGGGTTACGCGAGGGTTACGCGAGCGGTTGCAAGTAGACTTTTTCATACTTAAGAGAGAAGATTTTGAAAAAGGTGTATAATTTGAATCGTTGTatagttgtaaaataaattataaaataattatcggTTCAAcctcataataataataataatataatattaataataataataataataataaagaaaatcacATAGAGACATGATTGGGGCACCAGTGCATTGGTCGAAACGCCTCTTATAGGTTTTTCGGGGCTGGGAAAGATTTCCCTCCGTCATTCCTTCGTTGtaattctaaatataattttttaaaatgaaaattatcaCTATTCATTtatcagaaaaaaataatatttattgttgaatataaGGAATGTCCTCCTATCATaacattataaattaaaataatacatttaaaattttactattatattatttccttttatgattggtcttagtttttattattattgatattctttataaataaacatTCAAAATACAATACTTTTTGtctaaatagaaattcaatctCACTTTTATAGAAAGAGAGGATCTAATCTTTATAGAAAGAGAAGATCTAATCTCTATAGAAAAACGTCCGAAaaactaacatttttttaaattttaattaacaataaagaaacaaaaaaagaaaagagtaaggTAGATGTAAAAAATGATAGATTATAGAAGAGCTACTAGAAGAGATGACGTGTGAGGACTACATGCAGATGTAAGCAGTGCGTGAGAACCACTGCGCAATGATTTTCGTAAAATTACCACTTTTCTCTAAATAATTTtggatttataaatttatttgtgcTGTGCATGTCTCTCGAGAGATGTATAAGTTtcgtatatttcttttaaaaaatagataaatataaaatctaaataaaaaaaatatttttttattatattttatgtaaaaaattttaaaaataatagcgattaaataagataaaatgaaattatttatgtaatAAAAAAAGTCTAAGATTCTTCCTTATCATCTTTTATGGCTTAGGatgtttttcttcctttcttttttattatttatatatttttaattattttttacatgatGCTAGCTGTTTTAAATTGACACGTGTAAAATATCTATTGGCTATGACATGAAGGAAATATCAAAATGACAAAGTTTGTCGGCAGATAAGCATTTGTGAAACCTAAAGGTCTAATTTGATAACGTCCACAGTGAAAGCTTAAGAGAGAAGATTTTGAAAAAGGCGTTTAATTTAAAAAACCATTTTAGGAGTTGAGCttataatttaagttttaaCATATGGGCTCGCAAAGCTTGCGAGAGGTTTCCACCTGCATTTGGCGGGCTCTTCCTTTGGGTCGCAGACAATTTAGTAAATTTGCACTAAAGTCAACGCATAAAAGTCAAAAACCTTATTTTATTTGGCAaagatatttgattttaattaacagaaatgataattataaagagattttataaaagtaaatttataattttgattGGCATAAAAACTTGGTTacatttagatattaagatgaattgaatttagttatgaatagtaatattttatgagttctattgagatgagtttagttttttttatgagaaattgaaaaaatagtaagtttgaaaaaataataagtcTCATCAATGATTGATTTGATATAAGTTGAGTTTGGTTCAACATGGCTTAACAATCAAACACTACCTAAATGTAAATTCTATACACCGCACTATCGTTTTACTTTTATCTCACTATATATGATCAACACATTTATCACAATTGGATAATTTTTTATGAGTACCACTATATCTACAaaagaattacacaaaaataatcatacAAAATGATATGAGTTCATCTGAtttgttagatttactttagaataaaagtaactttataatctatagaatcacattaaatcatgtcagtttgtgagattaattttgtgtaatcCCTTTACAGCTAGagcattttctattttttattggatgattctttatcatcaaatgatgataaatgtgTCGCATCTTATATAATGAGATGGAAGTGAGATAAGAGTATGGTGTATACCATTACTCAGCCTAAAAACTGATTTAACAATCCtgatttttaactttcaaataactttttgaaatctacgttatatatatatatatatatacatatgctaCTCTTTCTAGTACATGTTGTTGaatttaattacattttattttttaaaacgtgacatattttaagtgactaatttatatattgaccATTTAATGAAATCTATATCTAAAATGCGTTACATCAAagtgtaattaaaaataataaaatttaagaagaagaataatcatattaaaaaggaaaattcgTACTATAAATATTGATACCAAAAACTTCCtttccaatatatattaaaaaaaaaatgtaaatttcgAACTTCTCATCATGATCATATCACCATGACGTGcatgcatgatgcatgcatatcaTTATTGGCTtggaactattaaaaaatattagaaaccTGCATGGCTGGGGGATCGATCATGGTCCTTTTCAACTTTGATACATATATCTTCTTCGATCAAATTGTCAATGAATCCCAACTAACCATGTGGAGAAAGAAGTAATCAAATAAGAGATATATTCGTATATACTTTAGATCTGTCTTGACTTTTATCCAACTTCCTCACCGCCAAAAGCCCACATTTTCCAATACCTCTATCCTATATCCAGGTCCGAGTCAATGGcttcaaaatctctctctctgtctctctgcaACATATTTTGGCTTTCTTTTCTTCGATCACCTCTATTCTGGACTTTCAAAATATTTGGGAAACAGCGCCCGCAATCCTGTCAAGAACTACATCCAGAAGAGATAAGATCA
Encoded here:
- the LOC122299368 gene encoding F-box/FBD/LRR-repeat protein At1g13570-like; translation: MEMDLDKISNLPGHVIDQILSQLSIKEAVKTSILSSKWRFKWATLPHLVFDNQCFPVSSQDQTIVKNKLVSIVDHVLLLHNGPIYKFKLSHRDLLGITDIDRWILHLSRCSIKEFVLEIWKGQRYKMPSSLFLCQNLVHLELFNCFLKPPLTFKGFGSLKSLDLQHVTLAQDVFERLISSCPLLERLTLMNFDGFAHLNINAPNLQYFDIGGVFEDISFENTSHLAVVAIGLYVNVGDDQKQVYSNSSNLLKFFVHLPLIRRLEVQSYFLKYLAVGTLPGRLPIPCVNLNFLSLRINFNDAEEVLTALCLLRSSPNLQELEILARPEELAAVAKFINFQEDDHSSFTFNQLQLVKIFGISGTQRELNFINLVLLTSPVLERMTVKPASIDGSWELVKELLRFRRASTIAEVIYLDP
- the LOC122299870 gene encoding uncharacterized protein LOC122299870, encoding MFFKVDWIIGYLIVLIIIAGLYILVQGTYSHLHTLLSSSPKMSSSSSSTSMSSSFAKHTSSQALCFCEVKPTLKYSTTAKNPGRAFLGCPNYNTEGLPFCKYFKWADSNQVIELQIRERIDELLRKERDLEKIVELLEKREIDLRKIVDQLETELVRHAQRSQRKCLVSRFLGMYWAAALVLCFLFGCWLLF